In a genomic window of Nostoc sp. UHCC 0870:
- a CDS encoding cation:proton antiporter produces MEASFEVTLQMVITVVAGISAQVLAAYFRVPSIVLLLVVGIFLGSDGIGLLHPQLLGSGLEVIVALATAIILFEGGLNLDLRELGRVSLSLQLLVTLGTLVTLIGGSMAAHWLGEFPWNIAFLYASIVVVTGPTVVGPLLKQINVDRQVATLLEGEGVLIDPVGAILAFVVLDTIVNGDADPINAIVGLVMRLGVGAAIGAVGGYVMSLIFKRANFLSFELKNLVVLAVLWGLFTLAQIIRTESGVMTTVVAGAVFANSSVPEERLLRSFKGQLTILSVSVLFILLAADLSIASVFALGWGSLFTVLVLMFVVRPINILLCTGNSDLNWRQKLFLSWVAPRGIVSASVASLFAILLTKHGINGGDAIKALVFLTIIMTVVCQGLTAGWVARCLQITSQEATGAVIVGCNPLSLLIARFFQERGENVVLIDTEPEFLAQAEAQNIRVIASSALDAEVLEEAGLASMGTFLAMTNNGEVNFVLAQRAAEEFNPPRVLAVFPRDPQANNSTNNKVNQAFVSDLAIKTWNEYLNDGRVKLGTTTLNEAEFTTQQERIQEKIRTGVLVPLLVEREDRLQITPANQDWEVGDRIIYLLHDPRPNLLKRLSGASQSTPLVLEKLPELEEVPLAKLAQLSASDAAAS; encoded by the coding sequence TTACATCCCCAGTTACTCGGCTCAGGATTGGAAGTGATTGTAGCCCTAGCAACGGCAATCATTCTATTTGAAGGTGGATTAAACCTAGATTTGCGAGAGTTGGGTAGAGTTTCTTTAAGCCTGCAACTGCTCGTCACCTTGGGGACACTGGTAACGCTGATTGGTGGGAGTATGGCGGCTCACTGGTTGGGTGAGTTTCCTTGGAATATAGCTTTTCTCTACGCTTCTATCGTCGTGGTGACAGGGCCAACGGTGGTTGGCCCCTTACTAAAGCAAATCAATGTAGACCGCCAAGTAGCAACACTACTCGAAGGGGAAGGAGTATTAATCGATCCTGTCGGCGCAATTCTCGCCTTTGTGGTGCTGGACACCATCGTTAATGGTGACGCTGACCCCATCAACGCCATCGTCGGTTTAGTCATGCGCCTGGGTGTTGGTGCGGCGATTGGTGCTGTTGGCGGTTATGTGATGAGCTTGATTTTCAAACGCGCCAATTTTTTGTCATTCGAGTTAAAAAACCTCGTGGTTTTGGCGGTGCTATGGGGTTTGTTTACCCTAGCGCAGATCATTCGCACCGAATCAGGGGTGATGACTACTGTAGTCGCCGGGGCAGTATTTGCTAACTCCTCTGTACCAGAGGAACGCTTGTTGCGTAGCTTTAAAGGTCAACTGACCATTTTGAGTGTTTCTGTACTCTTTATCCTGCTAGCGGCTGATTTATCCATTGCTAGTGTGTTTGCTTTAGGTTGGGGCAGTTTATTTACTGTCTTGGTGTTGATGTTTGTCGTTCGCCCGATTAATATCCTGTTGTGTACTGGAAACAGTGACTTAAATTGGCGACAGAAATTATTTTTAAGCTGGGTTGCGCCTAGAGGTATTGTTTCGGCTTCGGTTGCTTCCTTGTTTGCGATTTTGTTGACCAAACATGGCATCAATGGTGGTGATGCAATTAAAGCTTTGGTTTTCCTGACGATTATCATGACGGTGGTTTGTCAAGGATTGACGGCTGGCTGGGTTGCTAGATGCCTACAAATCACTTCTCAAGAAGCTACAGGTGCGGTAATTGTCGGTTGTAATCCCTTAAGTCTATTAATTGCCCGTTTCTTTCAAGAACGGGGGGAAAATGTTGTACTCATCGATACTGAACCAGAATTTTTAGCTCAAGCTGAAGCTCAAAACATCAGGGTAATTGCTAGCAGTGCGCTGGATGCTGAGGTGTTGGAAGAAGCAGGACTAGCTTCGATGGGGACTTTCTTGGCGATGACTAATAATGGTGAGGTAAATTTTGTTTTGGCGCAACGAGCAGCCGAGGAATTTAATCCTCCAAGAGTTTTAGCTGTTTTTCCCCGTGACCCCCAAGCTAATAATTCAACTAACAATAAAGTTAATCAAGCTTTTGTCTCGGATTTGGCGATTAAAACTTGGAATGAGTATCTCAATGATGGGCGAGTCAAGTTAGGGACAACTACACTCAATGAAGCAGAATTTACTACCCAACAGGAACGCATCCAAGAAAAAATTCGGACTGGAGTTTTAGTCCCGTTGTTGGTAGAAAGAGAAGATCGTCTCCAGATTACGCCAGCTAACCAAGATTGGGAAGTAGGCGATCGCATTATCTACCTGTTACATGACCCCAGACCGAACCTATTAAAACGCTTATCTGGTGCTAGTCAGTCTACGCCTCTAGTTCTAGAAAAATTACCAGAGTTGGAAGAAGTACCTTTAGCGAAATTAGCTCAACTTTCTGCTAGTGATGCAGCTGCTAGTTGA
- a CDS encoding cytochrome b N-terminal domain-containing protein has product MQSTQFDRILRRIATILSVVILSLCLIYVSTGILLSFYYEPTAGGAYNSLRMIDTQVSYGWLFHRAHDIAGNVMIAIALVQIVIMFLGRQFRRSWLFAWVSGILFTLSAIALDWTAMILDWTQEGYWRFNIELGNIQAIPVIGSQLRDILTGGGAISSITVEHLYTLHSYIISLGAIILAVVHLAALLWQEQEMYTEQAGEEIQLAAASLAES; this is encoded by the coding sequence ATGCAAAGCACCCAGTTTGATAGGATTTTGCGGCGAATCGCAACGATATTATCGGTCGTAATTCTTTCCCTGTGCCTGATTTATGTCTCTACTGGCATTTTGTTGTCTTTTTATTACGAACCCACAGCAGGCGGGGCTTATAACTCACTGAGGATGATTGATACACAGGTTTCCTATGGTTGGTTGTTCCATAGAGCGCATGATATTGCAGGTAATGTGATGATTGCGATCGCTCTGGTGCAAATCGTCATCATGTTTTTAGGAAGGCAATTTCGCCGGAGTTGGCTATTTGCTTGGGTAAGTGGGATTTTATTTACCTTGAGTGCGATCGCTCTTGATTGGACAGCCATGATTCTTGACTGGACTCAAGAAGGCTACTGGCGGTTTAACATTGAGCTAGGCAATATCCAGGCTATTCCCGTGATTGGTTCACAACTGCGAGATATTCTTACAGGTGGTGGAGCAATTAGCAGCATTACTGTTGAGCATTTATACACCCTACACAGCTACATAATTTCCCTAGGGGCGATTATTTTGGCTGTGGTGCATTTGGCGGCTTTATTGTGGCAAGAACAAGAAATGTACACAGAACAAGCCGGGGAGGAAATTCAACTAGCAGCTGCATCACTAGCAGAAAGTTGA
- a CDS encoding esterase/lipase family protein, which yields MPLPIVIVPGYLESAIAYRPLEATLKGLGFPTFTVPLRRRDWIPTIGGRPITPILQQLDRTVKQALQEYNATQINLIGHSAGGWISRIYLGEKPYAVNVWNAHPLVATLITLGTPHTSQERWTRLNLDFVNDNYPGAFYQTVRYVCVAGKTIFGERRLGSWFAYSSYQLTCGLGNTWGDGITPIAAAHLADAENLVIEGVRHSPRSPGIWYGSPEKLAIWGQYLV from the coding sequence ATGCCATTACCTATAGTTATTGTGCCGGGATATTTAGAAAGTGCGATCGCCTATCGTCCACTAGAAGCAACTCTTAAAGGGTTAGGTTTCCCAACATTTACAGTCCCTCTTCGTCGGCGTGACTGGATACCCACTATTGGCGGTAGACCCATCACACCAATTTTGCAACAACTTGATCGCACTGTTAAACAAGCATTACAGGAATATAACGCTACTCAAATCAATTTGATTGGTCACTCGGCTGGCGGTTGGATTTCTCGCATCTATTTGGGAGAAAAGCCTTATGCGGTGAATGTCTGGAATGCTCATCCTTTAGTGGCGACTCTCATTACCCTGGGTACACCCCACACTAGCCAGGAACGCTGGACTCGCTTGAATTTGGATTTTGTGAATGATAACTACCCCGGAGCTTTTTATCAAACCGTGCGTTACGTTTGCGTCGCTGGTAAAACGATTTTTGGGGAAAGGCGGCTGGGTAGTTGGTTTGCTTACAGCAGTTATCAATTAACCTGTGGATTGGGTAATACCTGGGGTGATGGAATCACACCTATTGCAGCTGCTCACTTGGCTGACGCAGAAAATTTGGTAATTGAAGGTGTGAGACATTCGCCCAGAAGTCCAGGTATTTGGTATGGTTCGCCAGAAAAGTTAGCAATTTGGGGGCAGTATTTAGTTTAA
- the petJ gene encoding cytochrome c6 PetJ, whose protein sequence is MRIVLLMLLVAIAILKLTFISPVLAAEISPGAKIFQNNCAACHIGGGNILISTKTLHKEALSKYLNNYNTDSIQAIIHQVENGKNAMPAFKKKLSEQEILEVAAYVFQKAEQGW, encoded by the coding sequence TTGAGAATAGTCTTATTAATGTTATTGGTGGCGATCGCTATACTTAAACTTACATTTATTAGTCCAGTTCTAGCAGCAGAAATATCACCAGGTGCTAAAATTTTTCAGAATAACTGTGCTGCTTGTCATATAGGTGGCGGTAATATTCTGATTTCCACAAAAACTTTGCACAAAGAAGCACTGTCAAAGTATCTCAATAACTACAATACTGACTCCATACAGGCCATTATCCATCAAGTAGAAAATGGTAAAAATGCTATGCCTGCCTTCAAAAAAAAGTTAAGTGAGCAAGAAATTCTGGAGGTGGCTGCTTACGTCTTCCAAAAGGCCGAGCAAGGTTGGTGA
- the petE gene encoding plastocyanin produces MKLIAASWKRFSLAVLTLVLVVSSVAIFTPSAAAETYTVKLGTDKGMLAFEPAKLSIKPGDTIEWLNNKVPPHNVVFDSALNPAKSADLAKALSHKQLMMSPGQKETTTFAADAPAGEYTFYCEPHRGAGMVGKIIVEG; encoded by the coding sequence ATGAAATTAATTGCTGCAAGCTGGAAACGCTTTAGCCTAGCTGTATTGACACTTGTTTTAGTTGTGAGCAGTGTCGCCATCTTCACGCCTAGTGCTGCGGCTGAAACATATACAGTTAAACTGGGTACAGATAAAGGAATGTTGGCATTTGAGCCAGCAAAGTTGAGTATTAAGCCAGGCGATACCATCGAATGGTTAAACAACAAAGTACCTCCCCACAACGTTGTGTTTGATTCTGCTCTCAACCCTGCTAAGAGTGCTGATTTAGCTAAAGCACTATCTCATAAACAGTTGATGATGAGTCCTGGTCAAAAAGAAACAACCACCTTCGCCGCAGATGCTCCTGCTGGTGAATACACCTTCTACTGCGAACCACATCGCGGTGCTGGTATGGTCGGTAAAATCATTGTTGAAGGCTAG
- the psbV gene encoding photosystem II cytochrome c-550: MFRRLIGVVAATILLTFQLVVGSATAVELDEATRTVKLNAQGDNVTLSLKQVKEGKRLFQYACAQCHVGGVTKTNQNVGLEPEALALATPKRDNVEGLVDYMKNPTTYDGEEEISELHPSIKSADIFTEMRNLTDDDLKAIAGHILLQPKILGDKWGGGKIYY, translated from the coding sequence ATGTTTAGAAGACTTATTGGCGTTGTTGCCGCTACTATTTTACTGACGTTTCAGTTGGTTGTCGGTAGCGCAACAGCAGTGGAACTAGACGAAGCTACCAGAACAGTGAAATTAAATGCTCAGGGTGATAACGTCACACTGAGTTTAAAACAAGTCAAAGAAGGTAAACGTTTATTTCAATACGCTTGCGCCCAATGCCATGTCGGTGGTGTAACTAAGACCAACCAGAACGTAGGACTTGAACCAGAAGCACTGGCTCTAGCAACACCTAAGCGTGACAACGTTGAAGGTTTGGTGGATTACATGAAAAATCCCACCACCTATGACGGGGAAGAGGAAATTTCCGAATTACACCCCAGCATCAAGAGCGCAGATATTTTCACAGAAATGCGAAATCTGACCGACGATGACCTCAAAGCGATCGCAGGTCATATCCTTCTACAGCCCAAGATTCTGGGCGACAAATGGGGTGGCGGTAAAATCTACTACTAA
- a CDS encoding carbohydrate ABC transporter permease: MLRHISLAKLLLYVVLTTYAVITLIPFLWALSASFKPLSEIISGEPNFFPKSFTLDNYKQIFLQEPLFLRWLFNSVLIAVSVTGLNLLFNSMAGYALARLRFAGRNFWFFLILAVLAVPAQITLIPTFLILKAIGWLNSYQGMIVPSMVNATFIFMMRQFFVNFPKELEEAGQLDGLNTFGIFRHIILPLAKPALAAQAVFVFMGSWNNFLLPVVILFDPEMFTLPLGLNTFKGQYISYWNYIMAASMVFTLPALSIYAFFNRYFIQSAAFTGGKG, translated from the coding sequence ATGTTGCGTCATATCTCATTGGCTAAGTTGCTGCTGTATGTTGTGTTGACCACCTATGCAGTAATTACCTTAATTCCCTTTCTGTGGGCGTTGTCAGCATCATTTAAGCCCCTCTCTGAGATTATCAGTGGTGAACCTAATTTTTTCCCGAAAAGTTTTACCCTTGACAACTACAAGCAAATCTTCCTACAAGAACCCTTATTTTTACGCTGGCTATTCAACAGTGTATTGATTGCTGTCAGTGTCACGGGCTTAAACTTGCTCTTCAATTCTATGGCTGGTTATGCCTTAGCTAGACTGCGCTTCGCGGGGAGAAATTTTTGGTTCTTCTTGATTTTGGCGGTGCTAGCTGTACCCGCACAAATCACCCTGATTCCGACATTTTTGATATTGAAAGCCATTGGTTGGCTCAATTCTTATCAAGGCATGATTGTACCTAGTATGGTCAATGCCACTTTTATTTTTATGATGCGGCAGTTTTTTGTTAATTTTCCTAAAGAACTAGAAGAAGCTGGACAACTAGACGGCTTAAACACCTTTGGGATTTTCCGGCATATTATTTTACCTCTAGCCAAACCAGCCCTAGCAGCACAGGCGGTTTTTGTGTTTATGGGTAGTTGGAATAATTTTTTACTGCCAGTAGTCATCTTATTCGATCCAGAAATGTTTACTCTCCCCCTAGGTTTGAACACCTTCAAAGGGCAGTACATCAGCTACTGGAACTACATCATGGCGGCCTCTATGGTCTTCACCCTACCAGCCTTAAGTATTTACGCCTTTTTCAACCGCTACTTTATCCAAAGTGCAGCCTTCACCGGTGGTAAAGGATAG
- a CDS encoding ABC transporter substrate-binding protein — protein sequence MFQRWISCLLLILLVACSSTATPEAQVTPVTQNNSATSPQTSVKKVVALSSIAADIIYQLDQTKLVGMTGSSLFQKDARFKDIPRVSENQTPPNLEKIIALKPDLAIIPEGFFTKEAQRLQELGITVYTYKLDSWQALEKLTQDLAKYIDADPQPLINRYQSFIGTTSKQNVSALVLVSPQPLLSPNKNSWAGDLLTKFQVQNITGDLQGKSPFRGYITLSPEKVLEVNPEVLLVVNPPQQQSEAAVLDDWKKQSFWQKLNATKNNRVYVLDYYGFINAGSIDAIEKSCKKLQQALSGG from the coding sequence ATGTTTCAACGCTGGATATCATGCTTATTACTTATACTTTTAGTAGCTTGTAGTTCTACGGCTACTCCTGAAGCACAAGTCACCCCCGTAACCCAAAATAATAGTGCAACTTCGCCACAAACATCTGTTAAAAAAGTAGTTGCGCTTTCTAGTATTGCGGCTGATATTATCTACCAATTAGATCAAACTAAATTAGTGGGCATGACTGGTAGTAGTTTATTTCAAAAAGATGCCAGATTTAAAGATATTCCTCGTGTAAGTGAAAATCAAACCCCACCTAATTTAGAAAAAATTATCGCCCTCAAACCAGATTTAGCTATCATCCCAGAGGGCTTTTTTACCAAAGAAGCCCAGAGATTACAAGAACTAGGTATTACTGTATATACTTATAAGCTTGATAGTTGGCAGGCTTTAGAAAAGCTTACGCAAGATTTAGCTAAATATATTGATGCTGACCCCCAGCCTTTAATCAACCGCTATCAAAGTTTTATTGGTACTACTTCTAAACAGAATGTATCAGCCTTGGTATTAGTCAGTCCCCAACCACTTTTATCACCTAATAAAAATAGTTGGGCAGGAGATTTATTGACAAAATTTCAGGTGCAAAATATAACTGGTGATTTACAAGGTAAAAGTCCATTTCGTGGTTATATCACTCTGTCACCAGAAAAAGTTTTAGAAGTGAATCCCGAAGTTTTATTGGTAGTTAATCCGCCACAACAACAATCAGAAGCAGCAGTTTTAGATGATTGGAAAAAACAGTCTTTTTGGCAAAAATTAAACGCAACTAAAAATAACCGCGTTTATGTACTTGATTATTACGGATTTATCAATGCTGGTAGCATTGATGCAATTGAAAAAAGCTGCAAAAAGTTACAGCAAGCTTTATCTGGAGGATAA
- a CDS encoding TonB-dependent hemoglobin/transferrin/lactoferrin family receptor has translation MKSNLLFINILLITVGNFAAASAEMPQLQDINLPNHNADLLKQQPEETPPECPPEDNQAEANDQNLPEACQQEEEETSSEADSEADIEITVTGTRTPRSLQDSPGTITIIDDDDIQNLFIRDIKDLIRYEPGVSVRNRPTRAGNSSINIRGIEGNRVLIQIDGVRVPDIYFNTSRDLVDFESLSKVEILRGPASTLYGSDAIGGVVSFITKDPEDYLSIFNRPFYVSGKVSYNTSDYGLAETLTLAGGDEKLSGLLQYTRRDQNELQNYGGIAPNPQDVGGNNFFSKVVFRPNDNNTFRLTGELLDRNTETDVRSSAGFNPFTRLTTVSQFAEDDVRRGRISLSHDYANPNSSLFQNLRWQVYYQDADTTEEVETRFINGARQNIRRVQKNSFSQQIIGGDVQLQSNFKTGNVNHRLTYGFDLFNTATTRPRDATEFNQTTGAVTKNVIGELFPNKTFPDTNTLRGGVYVQNEIEFADGRITLIPGIRYDYYQLSPNRDDDFNRINTQNSEVKGFSDSAISPRLGIVAKVTPEVALFAQYARGFRSPPYDDATLAFTNFAFGYTVLPNANLKPETSDSYEVGIRGSFPQGKFSLTGFYNRYDNFIENVQVGVLPIGGRPFQQFQSQNIKGATIYGIEAKGEYRFNNTSDGVSLFGGLAYAVGDNKETNQPLDSVDPFKAVLGLRYRSPGDIWGAELATTVVADKDRVSSSDFFKSKAYTVVDLLGYYNFNRNTTLNLGIFNLFNERYIEWSDVRGVNASDRFLDLYTQPGINFAASLTVRF, from the coding sequence ATGAAATCCAATTTACTTTTCATCAACATCCTGTTAATTACTGTTGGTAATTTTGCGGCTGCATCAGCAGAAATGCCCCAATTGCAAGACATTAATTTGCCAAATCATAACGCTGACCTACTCAAACAACAGCCAGAGGAAACACCGCCGGAATGTCCCCCTGAAGATAATCAAGCAGAAGCCAATGATCAAAACTTGCCAGAAGCTTGTCAACAGGAAGAGGAAGAAACTAGCAGTGAAGCAGATAGTGAAGCAGATATTGAAATTACAGTCACAGGAACTCGGACACCTAGATCATTACAAGATTCTCCAGGGACAATTACCATCATTGATGATGACGATATTCAAAATCTTTTTATCCGCGATATCAAAGATTTAATTCGTTATGAACCCGGTGTATCTGTACGCAACCGTCCCACCCGTGCAGGTAATTCTAGTATTAATATCCGGGGGATTGAAGGAAATCGTGTATTAATCCAAATTGATGGCGTTCGTGTACCTGATATTTACTTCAACACTAGCCGAGATTTAGTAGATTTTGAATCTCTGAGCAAAGTAGAAATACTCCGTGGCCCCGCGTCTACTCTCTACGGTAGTGATGCCATTGGCGGCGTTGTTTCTTTTATTACTAAAGACCCAGAAGATTACCTGAGTATTTTTAATCGTCCCTTCTATGTGAGTGGTAAAGTCAGCTACAACACATCTGATTATGGGTTAGCTGAAACTCTTACTTTAGCTGGGGGAGATGAAAAATTATCAGGGTTATTACAATATACTCGCCGTGATCAAAATGAACTGCAAAACTATGGCGGAATTGCACCTAATCCTCAAGATGTAGGGGGCAATAATTTCTTTAGTAAAGTTGTTTTTCGTCCAAATGATAATAATACTTTTAGGCTGACTGGTGAATTACTTGATCGCAACACTGAGACTGATGTCAGAAGTTCTGCGGGGTTTAATCCCTTTACGCGATTAACAACAGTTAGTCAATTTGCAGAAGATGATGTGCGACGAGGAAGAATTAGTTTGAGTCATGACTATGCTAATCCTAATAGTTCATTATTCCAAAACTTAAGATGGCAAGTTTATTACCAAGATGCAGACACCACAGAGGAAGTAGAAACTCGTTTTATTAACGGTGCTAGACAAAACATTCGTCGAGTACAGAAAAATAGTTTTTCTCAACAAATCATTGGGGGAGATGTCCAGTTACAAAGTAATTTCAAAACGGGTAATGTTAATCATCGTCTTACCTACGGGTTTGATTTATTTAATACTGCCACTACCCGTCCCCGTGATGCCACAGAATTTAATCAAACTACTGGTGCAGTGACAAAAAATGTCATAGGTGAACTCTTCCCCAATAAAACATTCCCCGATACCAACACATTAAGGGGCGGAGTTTATGTACAGAATGAAATAGAATTTGCTGATGGCAGAATTACTTTAATCCCAGGAATTCGTTATGACTATTATCAATTAAGTCCTAATAGAGATGATGATTTTAATAGAATCAACACTCAAAATTCTGAAGTGAAGGGTTTTTCTGATTCGGCTATTTCACCACGCTTAGGTATAGTTGCCAAAGTTACACCAGAAGTTGCATTATTTGCTCAATATGCCCGTGGTTTTCGTAGCCCTCCCTACGATGATGCAACACTAGCCTTTACTAATTTTGCTTTTGGTTACACAGTATTACCTAATGCCAACTTAAAACCTGAAACCAGCGATAGCTACGAAGTTGGTATACGGGGTAGTTTCCCCCAAGGAAAATTTAGTCTGACAGGCTTTTACAACCGCTACGATAATTTTATTGAGAATGTACAAGTGGGAGTATTACCCATAGGTGGTAGACCATTCCAACAATTCCAAAGTCAAAATATCAAAGGTGCAACAATTTATGGCATTGAAGCTAAAGGTGAATATCGCTTCAATAATACTTCTGATGGTGTAAGCTTATTTGGTGGTTTAGCTTATGCTGTAGGTGATAACAAAGAAACAAATCAACCTTTGGATTCTGTAGACCCTTTCAAAGCAGTTTTAGGACTTCGCTATCGTTCTCCCGGTGACATTTGGGGGGCAGAATTAGCAACTACTGTTGTAGCAGATAAAGACAGAGTGAGTAGTAGTGATTTTTTTAAATCTAAAGCCTACACTGTTGTAGATTTACTGGGTTACTATAACTTTAACCGCAATACAACTTTAAACCTGGGGATTTTCAACTTATTCAACGAACGGTATATTGAATGGTCTGATGTCCGGGGTGTCAATGCAAGCGATCGCTTCCTCGATTTATATACCCAACCTGGTATTAACTTCGCCGCTAGTCTCACAGTCCGTTTTTAG
- a CDS encoding carbohydrate ABC transporter permease, with amino-acid sequence MFLNRRRRISHRWNIQDTIAGYMFMMPVILVLGTFVLLPILYAVFLSLHKVQLLGGIDYEFIGLSNFQRLFTDTRVGIALKNTAEYVAIVVPSQTILALILAVTLNSGIHAQKWWRVLYFLPTVTSSAVLTLIFMWIYNTDGLLNDFLAFVGLPTYNWLGDPSVALKGIMIMNIWSTAPFYMVIYLAALQDIPQKVYEAAEIDGANGWQKFIYITIPLLQPVTFFVVAIGIIGTFQLFDQSYIFSGGTGGPNNATLTVVLLIYQTVFRYLQMGYAAAIAFLLAVVIIAVTLLQRRLFGREQV; translated from the coding sequence ATGTTTCTGAACCGCAGGCGAAGAATAAGCCACAGATGGAACATCCAAGACACCATCGCAGGGTATATGTTCATGATGCCCGTCATTCTAGTTTTAGGAACTTTCGTATTACTGCCTATTCTTTACGCTGTGTTTCTTTCGCTGCATAAAGTTCAACTTTTGGGCGGTATTGATTACGAATTTATTGGTTTGAGTAATTTCCAGCGATTATTTACCGATACTAGAGTTGGAATTGCGTTAAAAAATACAGCCGAATACGTGGCAATTGTTGTACCTAGTCAAACTATCTTGGCGTTGATTCTAGCCGTAACTTTAAATTCTGGGATTCATGCTCAAAAGTGGTGGCGCGTTCTCTACTTTTTGCCTACAGTTACATCTTCGGCTGTGCTAACCCTCATCTTTATGTGGATTTATAACACTGATGGGTTACTAAATGATTTTCTCGCCTTTGTAGGACTACCTACTTACAATTGGTTGGGTGATCCATCTGTTGCCCTTAAAGGTATCATGATCATGAATATTTGGTCAACTGCACCATTTTATATGGTGATATATTTGGCAGCATTGCAAGATATTCCCCAAAAAGTTTATGAAGCAGCAGAAATTGATGGGGCTAATGGGTGGCAAAAGTTTATTTACATTACTATTCCCTTACTACAACCTGTGACTTTCTTTGTGGTGGCGATAGGCATAATTGGGACTTTTCAATTATTTGATCAGTCGTATATTTTCTCTGGTGGGACTGGTGGGCCGAATAATGCCACCCTGACTGTCGTGCTGCTGATTTATCAAACTGTCTTTCGCTATTTACAGATGGGATATGCAGCTGCGATCGCATTTTTATTAGCAGTGGTAATCATTGCTGTCACACTACTACAACGACGACTTTTTGGCAGGGAGCAGGTTTGA